A region of uncultured Carboxylicivirga sp. DNA encodes the following proteins:
- a CDS encoding dipeptidase — protein sequence MQDLKQYIEDNKQRFLDELFELIRIPSISSIADHKPDMLKAAEQWKKILLDAGADKAEIMETEGNPVTYGEKIIDPSFPTVMIYGHMDVMPVDPINLWDSPPFEPEVRNGKIYARGADDDKGQAFMHAKAFEYLVKTNQLKCNVKFLIEGEEEVGSPNLPKFCELNKDMLKSDVILVSDTGMIAPNVPTITTGLRGLAYWEVEVTGPNRDLHSGLFGGAVANPINVLARMITQMVDENGHITIPGFYDDVIEVSAEERALMAKAPYNQEEYKKALDVNELYGENGYTTNERTGIRPSFDVCGIWGGYTGEGAKTVLPSKAYAKISSRLVPDQDHEKIADLFINHFELIAPDYVKVKVKSLHGGQAYVCPIDVPAYKAAEKACETVFGKKPVPVRSGGSIPIISTFEQILGVKSVLMGFGLESDAIHSPNENFPLEQFYNGIETIPYFYKYFAEMNK from the coding sequence ATGCAAGATTTAAAACAATACATTGAAGATAATAAACAACGGTTTCTGGATGAGTTGTTTGAATTGATTCGTATACCTTCAATTAGTTCAATAGCTGATCATAAACCGGATATGTTGAAGGCCGCCGAACAATGGAAAAAAATATTACTGGATGCCGGTGCTGATAAGGCAGAAATAATGGAGACTGAAGGAAATCCTGTTACTTATGGTGAAAAAATTATTGATCCTTCATTTCCAACTGTGATGATTTATGGTCATATGGATGTTATGCCGGTTGACCCTATTAATTTATGGGATAGCCCGCCTTTTGAACCTGAAGTTCGCAATGGTAAGATATATGCACGTGGCGCTGATGATGATAAGGGACAGGCATTTATGCACGCAAAGGCTTTTGAATATTTGGTTAAAACCAATCAGTTGAAATGTAATGTTAAGTTTTTGATTGAAGGAGAAGAAGAGGTAGGATCTCCAAACCTTCCAAAATTTTGTGAATTAAATAAAGATATGTTGAAATCAGATGTTATACTGGTTTCAGATACAGGGATGATAGCACCGAATGTTCCTACTATTACAACCGGACTAAGAGGATTGGCATACTGGGAGGTTGAAGTTACCGGTCCAAATCGTGATCTGCATTCAGGATTATTTGGTGGTGCGGTGGCCAATCCAATTAATGTGTTGGCACGTATGATTACTCAAATGGTTGATGAGAATGGACATATAACTATACCTGGTTTTTACGATGATGTAATAGAGGTATCTGCTGAAGAGAGGGCTTTGATGGCGAAGGCTCCGTACAATCAGGAAGAATATAAAAAAGCTCTTGATGTTAACGAACTTTATGGAGAAAATGGTTATACAACCAATGAACGCACAGGTATCCGTCCTTCTTTTGATGTTTGCGGTATCTGGGGAGGATATACCGGAGAAGGTGCAAAAACCGTATTACCATCAAAAGCCTATGCAAAAATTTCCTCGCGTTTAGTACCTGATCAGGATCATGAGAAAATTGCCGATCTTTTTATCAATCATTTCGAATTAATAGCACCGGATTATGTTAAGGTTAAGGTGAAATCATTACATGGAGGACAAGCTTATGTTTGTCCGATTGATGTACCTGCATATAAGGCTGCAGAAAAAGCATGCGAGACAGTATTCGGTAAAAAACCTGTGCCGGTTCGAAGTGGTGGGTCTATTCCAATTATATCAACTTTTGAACAAATTCTTGGTGTGAAATCTGTTTT